Genomic window (Aquila chrysaetos chrysaetos chromosome 22, bAquChr1.4, whole genome shotgun sequence):
GACTGGGGCAATGATCAACTCTGTCATAGTCTGACAAATTCTATGTCTCAAACATCCATTGAagagctttgctggagaaaacggcctctgtaaaaatgctggagttttgtgaacaggacaatgtggccagaggagagggccccacggagggtgggaacgcacttctccaaagccccaattccttatcttaagcgTCCAGGAGAAGGAACACAATATATGCCTTCCTGGAAGAAGAAGGCCCCATGGAAGTTGGGACTGggcttctatcttaagcggtcatgccagcaggaaaagagcgGCAACTCAacaatgaaccccccccccaccccgccaaAGCTCACTGATCGATTCCAGTGAACCCCAGGTGTGGGAACTGCGCATGTTGAGATCAtcaactaacacactataaaagaagagagaacgaGTCCTCAGTGCGcaccctccagaactggatctctacgctggctggaccaacgctggacccaggactggtgaaacccttctcttctctcattctttctttctttgtctcattctctctctccctcttttccttctctcttttccacagtccctacacctcatccttttaaacataaaccgttcaccaagtctgagactaggcGTGGATCTAGCAGCCCCTGAGCTCCTgtttgagaaggagtccagaaagcaaggcggtctgctctgaacctcgtgactcagcGGGAGGGCTCTTCtcctgacacagtttcatgttcttttttccatttcatttttctatacttcccttctcttctcaaacagcggcttaatgacatgttgcaaggttcatattaaTAAGTTCACATGTGCTTGGACAaagttagctaggttgaataaatgttgattgttgtttgaactcccctggtgtcgtttcaccttattctgacaaaggaaatccacgaacctgagtcgctccaactttgcGACGTGACAAAATCCCAGTGAACTCTGACTTTGTTTgagacttgctgctccagctaGAGGCATGAAAGTCTATGGAGCCCGGTGGGATTCATTGCAGGGTACTGAAAGAGCTGGCCGATGTCATTGTGGGACTTCTTTCCATTATCTTTCAATGGTCTTGGGAGTGTGGAGAGGTGCCAGGCAactggaagctggcaaatgttGTCCCAGTTTTCCAGAAGGGTAAGAGAGAAGAGCCtggtaattacaggcctgtcagtctgacttCAATGCCTGGTGaaattatggagaaggttaTTCTGGGAGTTATTGAAAACCACTTGAGAGACACTGCAGTCATTGGCCATAGCCAGCACAGGTTCACGAGGGGAAAGTCCTGTTCAGctaacttaatttccttttgtgacAAGGTCACCCATCTAGTTGACAAAGGGAAGCCAGtagatgttgggttttttggattttagcaaagcttttgaccCTGTCTCTCGTAGTATCCTTCTGGATAAAATGTCCAGCGTGCCGCTGTCATACTACTTGTCATAAGAAAGTGCAGAATGTGTTGGGTGAGCAATTGGCTGGTGGGTTGGGGTCAGAGAGTTATAGTAAATGGGGTTACATGAGGCTGGCGGCCAGTTCACTGGTGGGGTTCCACAGGGCTgaattttagggccagtgctcttGAATGTTTTCATAGATGATGTGGATTCAGCATGCAGGAGTCGAATGAACATTAAGTAAGTTTGATGATGACACTAAattaggaggagctgtggactccctcgAGGATAGGGAGGCCTTACAGATGgatctggatagactagagagctgggcaatccCCAGCCGTATGAAATgtaacaagagcaagtgccagATTCTGCATGTGGGATGGGGTAATCTTGGTTATCCCTACAAATTGGGGGTCAAGAGGCAGGAGAGCAACCCCACGGAAAGAGATCCTGGGGTCTGTGTTGATGGCAAGAtgaatatgagtcagcagtaTGCTGTGGCATCCAAACGGGCCAACCATGTCCTGtggtgcatcaagcacagcatcgCTAGctggttgagggaggtgattgtccccctctGTACTGCTCTGGTGCGGCCCCACATGAAGTActctgtgcagttttgggtgcctcAAGATAAGAAGGGCATCAAACTACTAGAGTGTATCCAGAGTAGGATGAGCAAGATGATGAAAAGTCTTGAGTGCAAGACgtgtgaggagcggctgaggtcacttggtttgttcagcttggagaagagaaggctgaggggtgccCTTAtcgcagtctacaacttcctcaaggggggcagcggagggggaggtgctgatctcgtctctctggtgaccagcaatCGGCCACGAGGAAATGGTCGGAAGCTGTGTCAGAGGAAGTTCCGATTGGAcgttaggaaaaggttcttcactgagagtgTGGCCAGTCACTGGAACGGGCTCCGCAAGGAAGGGGTcacggcaccaagcctgtcagagctCAAGGGGCGGACTGTACAATGGTTGCAAAATGTTGGCAGAATGggagtaattttttcttctgtccagCAACCCCCAAAATCTCTGATACTCTTAAGggaaaatatcctttaaaaCCAATTCTTGTgtcctgaaaatgtttgttttctgaagaagcaCGTGGTGATGTTACAGGTAAGTACTCATACAGAAAGATGTGTTTTGAGAGGCTGCTGtagttttgttcttgtttagtCGTGGTATCTTCATGTTGGATGGACCGAATGTTGCCTGGATGGTAATGCCTGTAGGTTTggagcagcaaagcaccactGCCTGCtctcactgcttttctgctgcttccaggCACAGCCTGAGTGTGTGGCAGCAAGCACGTATGGAGGAGGGACCACAATCCCTTTCATGGAGTGGCTGTGTTGGGAGCCAAGGGGATGTTCTCAGTGAGAATGCTGTGGTGTTACTGTTGTGGCTTTTGTTTGTCTGTGTGACAGGTGGATCATGCTAATGAGTGAGAGGTATTCCGTGGGGGCTAATGCCCCTGTGTTGTTCTGGCAGTGGATGCCTGCCTGAAAGGGAATGCAAGAGTTTGCCATTCAGCGCGCAGGTGGAAAAGGAGGCCGGAAGAATAGCTCTTCATCGAGATACATGAAGAGTACTCGGGAGCTGTGTTTGCCCCATGCTCTTCCAGTGTTCTTGAAGGATTGTCGTGCTGGCCTGTGATGGGTTTGATTTCCCTAAAGAAGGACTACCCTGGGTTGTTTGGACTCTTTGGAGCCTGCTGGCAGAGATGTCCAAGTCTGTGGGGCTTGGGCTTGTGTTTCAGAGGGTGGGGGATTCTTTTGTGATGTAGCAGTGATGATCTTTCTTTGCCGTGTGATTGCCTTGCTCTGTTATTTGCTGTGTCCTTGAGAGGACTGGTGGCTGACGAGTGTGGCCTTCTTCCAGAAGGGAGGGACGGGGAAGTGCAGGAGCAGTCTGTGTGTCTTGCATTGgctggaggaaagcaggaagGTTGTTATTCACCTGGAGGGATGGAAGgtggcagggaagaggaaggagagctCTTGCCAAAGGGCATGCCCGTGCTTCATGTCGAGTGCGGTGTAGACGTGTAGAAAATCTTTTggtaaaggggaaaaagaagagaagagacgAGGGTGGAAGCAGAAGATAAGGGGAGGCAAGGATAGGGCAGGGtgaggcaaaaaaggaaaaggaagtgaaGGAAGGgcagtaggaaagaaaaaagatgaaaagaagagatgaaaggacaaggaagaaaaagtaatgagaaaggaagcaggaaaTAAGAAGGAACACAAGAGAGAGGAAGATGGCAAAAAAGGACTGTATGCAACGAAGAAAGATAGAAGGACAAGGAAGTAAGGAAGGAAGAGGCGATAGAGGATATTACCAGGATGCACTGATGCTATCTCTACATGTCGAATGGAGGTGAGGACCTCGGCATCCTTGGGACCAAGGGGCGCTGTGCAAGGCTTGATGAGAAGTGGTGAGGAAGGGAAATGATAGCTGTTGCCAGAGGGCATGTCCATGCTTCATGGCGAGGGTGAGGTAGTCATATGGAAAACACGTAGGTAAAGGAGACAAGGAAGAAgcaaagagggaagaagaagagaagggCAGGGATGGacagggaaaagaggggaagggggaaagagaaagcagggaaggaaggaagacagaacaaagaaaatcaaacaagaaCGAAGCAAGcaatggagagaaggaaaataaagaaaagaagaaaggataaaGGAGTTTACTAGCATGCACGAACGCTATGACTGTACACAGAAAGGTGGTGAGGGAgggcaaggaaggaaagaaggatcGGTAGAGGAGATTAGCAAAAGGCACCGACCTTACCTCTAGGCGCTGAAGAGAGTTGGTCCCTAACAGCCTCCGCCTCGGTTAGAGTGCCGCGCTCCGGCGCTGCTGGCCCGTAATTAGCGCTGCTGGCCCCGTCTTTGACGGTGTCCGCCGCGGCGCCGGAGGCGACTGGCGAGCTGCCAGCGGGGGTAGAGAAGAGCGAAggatggaaggagaagggaaaggggagtaAAGACTTGGGCACGTGAGGGCAAGAAcgaaaaggagaaggaagagcagaaagaggaCATGGAaggtggaaagagaagaaagcagaaagaggttGGAAAGAGAAGAcggaacagaagaaagaagagaagaaaagtggcaggaaaggaaggaagaaggcgAGAAACGCATAAGAAGAGATAAGTGGGGGCGGAAAGAAGAAAGGCcgaaggaaagaggaaaggcgcagggaggaagggaaaaagaaaggaaggaggcaaaGCAGGAGGAGCACGGAAGGGAGCGAGGCGAGAGGCGGCGGGCTGGCGATCGTGGGGAGCGTGCGAGGCGTCGGAGCAGCACACGGTGTCGCTGCAGGCTCAGAAACGGCGTGGGAGCGGTGAGGCGGCTCCGCCCCGGTGCGGCGGAGAGCCCGGCTGTGAGCGCGGGGGGGCAGCgcgggggggcggcgcggggcgggcgggcgagccGGTGCgtccgggcggcggcggggagccgtGCGGGGCCCgtgcgggcggcggcggcgatggGCGTGTGCTGGGGGCCCGTGGTGcgggtgctggtgctgcaggcGGCCTGGGCGCTGGGCGGCGGGCAGGTGCGCTACTCGGTGCCGGAGGAAGCCAAGGCCGGGACGGTGGTGGGCCGGCTGGCGCAGGACCTGGGCCTGGAGGCGGGCGAGCCGGAGGCGCGTCGGCTGCGGCTGGTGGCGCAGGGCCGGCGGGCGAGCGTGGAGGTGAGCGGGGCGAGCGGGGCGCTGGTGGTGAGCTCGCGGCTGGACCGGGAGGAGCTGTGCGGGAAGAGCGCGCCGTGCGCCCTGCgcctggaggtgctggtggaGCGGCCGCTGCGCGTCTTCCACGTGGAGCTGGAGGTGACCGACATCAACGACAACGCCCCGCTCTTCCCCGCCGCCCGGAAAAACCTCAGTTTACCGGAGAACTCCCCCCCCGGTTCTCGGTTCCCGCTGGAGGGCGCGTCGGATGCAGATGTCGGAGCCAACGCGCAGCTCTCCTATACCCTCAGCCCCAGCGAGCACTTCTCTCTGGATTTACAGCGCAGTGAAGAATACCGAGAATTCTTGTTTCTGGTACTCAGGAGACCGCTGGACCGCGAGACGATGGCTGAGCACCGTTTGGTGTTGACGGCGATTGACGGGGGCCGTCCATCGCTGACGGGCACGATGGAGCTGGTGATCTCGGTGCTGGACGTGAATGACAACGCGCCCCAGTTCAACCAGTCGGTGTATAAAGTGCAGCTGCCGGAGAGCACAGCAGAGGGGACGCTAGTGGCGCAGGTGAACGCCACGGATCCGGACTTGGGAATGTATGGCGAGGTGATTTATGAAATTGATAGTGTTTTGCCTCCCTCGGCCTCAGATGTGTTCAGCATCGACACGAACAGCGGGGAGATCAGAGTGACGGGCGCCCTGGACTTTGAGACAGTTACTTTCTACGACTTACACGTTAAGGCGAAAGACAAAGGCTCGCCCCCGCTGTCGGGTCACTGCAAGGTGTTGGTGGAGGTGCTGGACgtgaacgacaacgcgccggAGGTGTGGGTGACGTCGCTGTCGGTGCCGGTGCCGGAGGACGCGGCGGTGGGGACGGTGGTGGCGCTGCTGAGCGTGTCGGACCGGGACTCGGGGGCGAACGGTCGGGTGCGCTGCGCGGTGTGGCCGGCGGCGCCGTTCGGGCTGGTGGCGACGTTCGCGGGCTCGTACTCGCTGGTGCTGCGGGAGGCGCTGGACCGGGAGCGGGTGTCGGAGTACGAGGTGGAGGTGCGGGCGGAGGACGGCGGGGCGCCGGCGCTGCGCGCCAGCCGCGGGGTGCGGGTGCCGGTGTCGGACgtgaacgacaacgcgccggCGTTCGCGCAGGCCGTGTACACGGTGCTGGCGCGGGAGAACAACGCGGCGGGCGCGGAGCTGGCGCGGCTGTGGGCGCGGGACCCGGACGAGGCGGGCAACGGGCGCGTGAGCTACTCGGTGGCGGAGGGCGTGGGCGGGGCCGCGGTGGCGGGCGGGGGGTGGCGGGCGGCGTCGAGCTACGTGTCGGTGGACGCGGAGAGCGGGCGGCTGTGGGCGCTGCAGCCGTTGGACTACGAGGAGGTGCAGGTGCTGCAGTTCGAGGTGCGGGCGGTGGACGCGGGGGAGCCGCCGCTGTGCGGCAACGCCACGGTGCAGCTGTTCGTGGTGGACGAGAACGACAACGCGCCGGCGCTGCTCCCGGCTgccgggggcgggccgggcggcggggccgcgggctcGGGGGCGTCGGGGCCGGGCTCGGGCTCGGGCTCGGGCTCGGGGGCGCTGTGGGCGTGGGCGGCGTGGGGGGCGCCGGCAGGGCAGGTGGTGGCGAAGATCCGCGCGGTGGACGCGGACTCGGGCTACAACGCGTGGCTGCGCTACGAGCTGTGGGAGCCGCGGGGGAAGGGCCCGTTCCGCGTGGGGCTGTACAGCGGCGAGGTGAGCACGGCGCGGGCGCTGGAGGAGGCGGACGGCCCGCGGCAGCGGCTGGTGATCGTGGTGCGGGACCACGGGGAGCCGGCGCGCTCGGCCACGGCCACGCTGAGCGTGTCGCTGGTGGAGGGCGCCGAGGCGGCGCTGGCGGCCGCGGGCTCGTCGTCGTCGGgggcggggctgcggccggcggcgggcgcggagggcggcgcggcggcggcggcggcggcggcggcgacgaaCGTGTGGCTGGTGGTGGCCATCTGCGCGGTGTCGAGCCTGTTCCTGCTGGCGGTGGTGCTGTACGGGGCGTCGCGGTGGGCGCCGCGGGCGGCCGTGCTGTCGGGGCCCGGTCCGGCGACGCTGGTGTGCGCCAGCGAAGTGGGGAGCTGGTCGTACTCGCAGCGCCAGAGCCGGAGCCTGTGCGTGGCGGAGGGCGCGGGCAAGAGCGACCTGATGGTTTTCAGCCCCAacttcccgccgccgcccggccccgcggcgaAGGAGACGCAGCCGGAGGCGCCCGCTCTCGTGGACACGgtcagtgcccccccccctttgtcGCCTCTCGCCCCTTCCCCCTTCTTGTGGCCCTGGTCGCCCGGCCCCTGGGCAGGCGCTGGTGGGAGTCGAGCTCAGGCGGTGGGGGCTTGGCGGGTGCTTCGGGCTTGGCGGGTGTTTCTTAAGGGTGTTCACGGGACCTTTGCGTCCTTGCCGGAGCCCCCGGGCTCTCGGTGTGGGGGAGGAAGCAAGCAAGGTGTTGCCGCACCCCGCAGCGGTGGCCGTCCGAAGCTGAGCTTTGCCGTCGTGGCTGTGGGCTGTTGTCCCGTGGAATGAAATCCCTGCCGACTGCAATGAGAGGTGCCACGACATCAGCTTTGCGGACGCTCGGGCTTGCTGGTGTGCAGCATTTCCACCCGAGCTTGCTGAAGGGGTGCCAGACACGCAGGCTGTGGTGGTGGCAGTCCCGCAGGCACTATTTACTGCTTCTTAGAGTTGCTTTTTGCTGACCGTGCTGGTATCCGCTGTGGTTTCTTGTCATAAACTCTGTCCTCGTCCTTATTTGATTCCCTTCTGCGAGAGTTGTGATGGAAGGTGACAGTTGGGTGTTCAGGGTCTTCTCTCCCCGTGgtgtaatttctgcatttttgttcaCCCACTGGAGGAATTATGAAAGTAGGGAAGGCAATACGgacttttcctctgtttttttccaagtgtgttGTAAGGCTAGTTGCTAGTGTAAAGTGTTCAGAGAGAAGAGTGTCACCCAACAAGGTAGCTGTTAGAGACaggaatttccttttcattttgttgtttccaGCATCCCCCAGGTTTTGGTCTCTTGTTCGTGGCCAGGGAAGTCATGTGACATACACTGGtctgttttgatgttcttctaATATTTGAATCAACAGCCTCATGGTTACAGAAGCCCTGGAAACATCTTCTTGGGgaaaaactaacaaacaaacaagcaaaaccaaacaagcagaacaaacccaaacaaaataaacccaacaaaacaaaacccaaaccagattCTGATACGTAGTCAATGTCATCTGTTGCAGTGGGGTGCTCATCAActcttgggttgttttttcagagcaaaaaatTGATGCTATTGCTATTTAGAGCTGTGACAATGTCACCCGTAGAAACAGTCTTGCTCCCAGGTCTGCAACATTTCCCTTGGAGAGAGCTGAAGCATTGCCAGACATGATGGGTCGTCAGCAGAGAGTTTGCTGACAATGTGTACGTGATacctgtgtgtgttttcttcagtggtCTCATTGATGGGAAGCATAAGCAAAAGTCGGAATGAGCCGGGAAAGGAAACTGTGACATGTCGTGGAGGTGATTCTGGCACTGGCATTGAGCAGGGCCTGAGCATTTCCTGATGTGAAGGTTGATTTTGAGCAGTGGGAAGACTTGTCTGTGGGAACCGGAAATCCTTGGGAATTCCATGGCCTATGCCATAAGAAGACAAGAGTGGGAGATGTGTGCTTTTCTTGAGAACGCATGTTGGAGAGTGGGGAGTGGAGGCTGCCTGGAGGAAAGCATGAGGCAGGATGGGCAGAGAGTGTTCCTGCCCAGGATTCTTTTCCAGGCTCCAAGAATCTGGAGCTGGAGGCCTTCTGGGTCTTGAGATAGTTACATGGTATTGAAATGCCCACAATGTTGCACGACTATCTCCCAGCAGAGACAGTCCCTTGTGCTGCTGTCTGATTGCTGTAGGCAATGTGTTGGTAGGAGGGGTTGACATGCAGACTGCTGAATACTGTCTGATGAACCTTTTGGCTCCTGTTTTGGGAAGGATGTTGTGGGAGGGTAGTGTTTCAACCTGCTGTCCTTGTGTAGTGCTGGCATCTATAGCAGCTTCCACAGCTGTTGATGTTGCCATGAccgtagaatcacagaatggtttgggttggaggaGACCTTAAAGAGGATGTAGTTGCAagccccctgcaatgagcagggacattttCCAGTATATCAGGTTggtcaaagccccatccaacctggccttgaacacttccaggcaAGGGGCATCCACAACTCCTCTGGGAAcgtgttccagtgtctcaccaccctcccAGGAGGTAATTTCTTCCTATTATCTAATCTAAAACTACCCTCTTTCAGTGGTACTGAACCATTACGCTTCATCTTATCACTACACTCCCTTATAAAAAGTCCCTGCCTATCTTTGGTGTATGCCCCCTTTAAGTCGTGGAAGGACGCTATAAGGTCTCTGCggagccttgtcttctccaggctaaacaaccccaagtCTCTCAACCTGTCACAGgggaggtgctgcagccccctgatcatctttgtggccctcctctggacccgcttgAGCAGgaccatgtctttcttatgctgtgtgccccagagctgaacagagtactccaggtggggcaccacaagagcagagtagagggagagaatcacctTCCCCAACCTGCGAGCCACACTTCCTTTGGATGCCGCCCGGGACATGATTGGCTTTCTAGGCTGTGAGcgcacgttgctggctcatgttcacTTTTTCATCCACCCGTACCCCCAAGTCCGTGTGCACAGGGCTGCTCCCAATCCActcattgccagggctgtaCCCACGTTTGGGATTacc
Coding sequences:
- the LOC115334409 gene encoding protocadherin alpha-2-like, coding for MGVCWGPVVRVLVLQAAWALGGGQVRYSVPEEAKAGTVVGRLAQDLGLEAGEPEARRLRLVAQGRRASVEVSGASGALVVSSRLDREELCGKSAPCALRLEVLVERPLRVFHVELEVTDINDNAPLFPAARKNLSLPENSPPGSRFPLEGASDADVGANAQLSYTLSPSEHFSLDLQRSEEYREFLFLVLRRPLDRETMAEHRLVLTAIDGGRPSLTGTMELVISVLDVNDNAPQFNQSVYKVQLPESTAEGTLVAQVNATDPDLGMYGEVIYEIDSVLPPSASDVFSIDTNSGEIRVTGALDFETVTFYDLHVKAKDKGSPPLSGHCKVLVEVLDVNDNAPEVWVTSLSVPVPEDAAVGTVVALLSVSDRDSGANGRVRCAVWPAAPFGLVATFAGSYSLVLREALDRERVSEYEVEVRAEDGGAPALRASRGVRVPVSDVNDNAPAFAQAVYTVLARENNAAGAELARLWARDPDEAGNGRVSYSVAEGVGGAAVAGGGWRAASSYVSVDAESGRLWALQPLDYEEVQVLQFEVRAVDAGEPPLCGNATVQLFVVDENDNAPALLPAAGGGPGGGAAGSGASGPGSGSGSGSGALWAWAAWGAPAGQVVAKIRAVDADSGYNAWLRYELWEPRGKGPFRVGLYSGEVSTARALEEADGPRQRLVIVVRDHGEPARSATATLSVSLVEGAEAALAAAGSSSSGAGLRPAAGAEGGAAAAAAAAATNVWLVVAICAVSSLFLLAVVLYGASRWAPRAAVLSGPGPATLVCASEVGSWSYSQRQSRSLCVAEGAGKSDLMVFSPNFPPPPGPAAKETQPEAPALVDTVSAPPPLSPLAPSPFLWPWSPGPWAGAGGSRAQAVGAWRVLRAWRVFLKGVHGTFASLPEPPGSRCGGGSKQGVAAPRSGGRPKLSFAVVAVGCCPVE